From Geomonas agri, one genomic window encodes:
- a CDS encoding sigma-54-dependent transcriptional regulator, protein MPAKLLILDDDHDILLMLKTIFTGEEYELLLESDSEGALKRVIADRPNVAIMDISLPQKSGIEVLKEAKKIDPGLAVIMATGYKTTQNAIEAMKHGAFDYVTKPFDMNKLKGAVKKALECNLLSRKVRYTKERPQAEEDLTEDLMIGSSPEMIEIWKMVGTVADSDAAVLIQGESGTGKELLARAIYNNSRRKNRPFLAVNCAALPEALLESELFGHEKGAFTDAHSRRIGKFEQCNGGTIFLDEVGEMSPANQGKFLRVLENQEFERVGGNETIKVDVRVIAATNRSLLTSVKEKSFRMDLFYRLRVVNFFLPPLRDRIEDIPLLVDLFVKKFAKKYGKNVKGVAPETMALLMNHQFEGNIRELKNVINSAVVFCRGDILVPGDFESFLTAKAGFKEVDLDVVGDDYYEVFWSMLEPVFDGICQKNKGAIYESVNMGLEKALIHMAMEKSNNNQVFAAKLLGISRNTLRDRLERYRIGTGEQA, encoded by the coding sequence ATGCCTGCTAAACTGCTTATTCTGGATGACGATCACGACATCCTGCTCATGCTGAAGACTATCTTCACGGGCGAGGAATACGAACTGCTGCTGGAAAGCGACAGCGAAGGAGCATTGAAGCGCGTCATCGCTGATCGTCCCAACGTGGCTATCATGGATATCAGCCTCCCCCAGAAGTCCGGCATCGAGGTGCTCAAGGAAGCCAAGAAAATCGATCCCGGCCTCGCCGTGATCATGGCAACCGGCTACAAGACCACCCAGAATGCCATCGAGGCTATGAAACACGGTGCCTTCGACTACGTGACCAAGCCTTTCGACATGAACAAGCTGAAGGGGGCGGTCAAGAAGGCGCTGGAGTGCAACCTCCTGAGCCGCAAGGTGCGCTACACCAAGGAACGCCCCCAGGCCGAGGAGGATCTCACCGAGGACCTGATGATCGGTTCCTCCCCGGAGATGATCGAGATCTGGAAAATGGTGGGGACCGTTGCCGATTCCGACGCCGCCGTGCTTATCCAGGGCGAATCGGGGACCGGCAAGGAACTGCTGGCCCGTGCCATCTACAACAACTCCCGCCGCAAGAACCGCCCCTTTCTGGCGGTCAACTGCGCGGCGCTCCCCGAGGCACTGCTCGAGTCCGAACTGTTCGGCCACGAGAAGGGGGCCTTCACTGACGCCCATTCCCGCCGCATCGGTAAATTCGAACAATGCAACGGCGGCACCATCTTCCTCGATGAAGTCGGCGAGATGAGCCCCGCCAACCAAGGCAAGTTCCTGCGCGTTCTCGAGAACCAGGAGTTCGAGCGGGTAGGGGGGAACGAGACCATCAAGGTCGACGTCCGGGTCATTGCCGCCACCAACCGTTCGCTGTTGACCTCCGTCAAGGAGAAGTCCTTCCGGATGGACCTCTTCTACCGTCTGCGCGTGGTGAACTTTTTCCTGCCGCCGCTGCGGGACCGGATCGAGGACATACCGCTCCTGGTCGACCTCTTCGTCAAGAAGTTCGCTAAGAAGTACGGCAAAAACGTAAAGGGGGTGGCCCCCGAAACCATGGCACTCTTGATGAACCACCAGTTCGAGGGGAACATCAGGGAACTGAAGAACGTCATCAACTCGGCCGTGGTCTTCTGCCGTGGCGACATCCTCGTGCCCGGCGACTTCGAGTCGTTCCTGACTGCCAAGGCCGGTTTCAAAGAAGTGGACCTCGATGTGGTAGGGGATGATTACTACGAGGTATTCTGGAGCATGCTGGAACCTGTTTTTGATGGCATCTGCCAGAAAAACAAGGGCGCCATCTACGAGAGCGTCAACATGGGGCTTGAGAAGGCGCTGATCCACATGGCGATGGAGAAGAGCAACAACAACCAGGTTTTCGCTGCCAAGCTGCTCGGCATCAGCCGCAACACGCTGCGCGACCGACTGGAGCGCTACCGGATCGGGACGGGCGAGCAGGCCTAG
- a CDS encoding response regulator, translating to MKGNILIADDEDMIRELINITLSKEGFTCFQAGSAEEGLDIINSQQLDLALLDIMMPGRSGIDLLKDIKQVSPDTTVLMITAMNDMDTALSCIHNGAEDYITKPFNLDRVLLTVKNTLEKRRLIMENKEYQANLELKVREQTEVIRAVMGEINLAYEHTLAALIRALDAREKEVGSHSERVMAYTCLLAERAGIGPEERIIMGKGALLHDIGKIGVSDNILLKPGKLDDEEWKVMRQHPKIGYDILAGIKYFTDAAELVLFHHERYDGAGYPHRVAGDAIPISARIFSLVDTLDAMTSDRPYRKALTFQAVLDEVVRCSGQQFDPKLVDVFLSIPKEDWEMAAGKTL from the coding sequence TTGAAAGGGAACATACTGATAGCCGACGACGAGGACATGATCAGAGAACTGATCAACATCACTCTGTCCAAGGAAGGTTTCACGTGTTTCCAGGCCGGCAGTGCCGAAGAAGGCCTGGACATAATCAACAGCCAGCAGTTGGACCTGGCGCTTTTGGACATCATGATGCCAGGGCGCTCGGGTATCGACCTCTTGAAGGATATCAAGCAGGTCTCCCCGGACACCACGGTGCTGATGATCACCGCGATGAACGACATGGACACCGCGCTTTCCTGCATCCACAACGGTGCCGAGGACTACATCACCAAGCCCTTCAACCTGGACCGGGTGCTTTTGACCGTTAAGAACACGCTGGAGAAACGGCGCCTGATCATGGAGAACAAAGAGTACCAGGCCAACCTGGAACTCAAGGTCCGCGAGCAGACCGAGGTGATCCGGGCCGTCATGGGCGAGATCAACCTCGCCTACGAGCACACCCTGGCAGCGCTGATTCGGGCGCTGGACGCGAGGGAAAAGGAGGTCGGGTCGCACTCGGAACGGGTAATGGCGTACACCTGCCTGCTTGCTGAGCGGGCCGGTATCGGGCCGGAAGAACGGATCATCATGGGCAAGGGAGCCCTTTTGCACGACATCGGCAAGATCGGCGTATCGGACAACATCCTCCTGAAGCCAGGAAAACTCGATGACGAGGAATGGAAGGTCATGCGCCAGCACCCCAAGATCGGCTACGACATTCTCGCCGGGATCAAGTACTTCACCGACGCCGCCGAACTGGTGCTGTTCCATCACGAGCGTTACGACGGCGCCGGCTACCCCCACCGCGTCGCCGGCGACGCCATCCCCATCAGCGCCCGCATCTTCTCGCTGGTAGACACCCTGGACGCCATGACCTCCGACCGTCCCTACCGCAAGGCCCTCACCTTCCAGGCGGTGCTGGACGAAGTGGTGCGCTGCTCGGGCCAGCAGTTCGACCCGAAGCTGGTGGACGTGTTCCTCTCCATACCCAAGGAGGATTGGGAAATGGCGGCCGGTAAGACACTGTAA
- a CDS encoding PAS domain S-box protein, which produces MKHPLRILIVDDSPEDAVLIVRHLQKEFSPIYERVETPDEMNDALDRGGWHLVVSDYVMPRFSGLGALQLMHERCIDLPFIMVSGQMGEDAAVEAMRAGAHDYLIKDRLSRFIPAIKRELREAVVRRERRMAEEALSATEARFQSLVEQSLVGIFMLQEDIFIYANPKLGDIFGYAPDDLIEKRSLVDLVVAEDQIRVLTQFLRPLKEGSEPLHFFFRGKRQDGAAIDLEVNGTRTLINGSDAVIGTLLDITERRRAEAELSKLWQAVEQSPVSVVITDLRGCIEYVNPKFIEVCGYSEPELIGVKTSILKSGNMADDFYRDLWQTICSGKEWHGELHNRKKNGDLYWESCSISAVKNPEGQITHFVGVKEDITERKLVVDQLRQVQKMEAVGQLAGGIAHDFNNLLTVINGYSTLLIRSLDEKSPMHKEAEQILRAGERAADLTRQLLSFSRRQIMEPRVLDINRQVKAVQKMLERLIGENIRLITDLAPDAGLIKMDPAQLEQIVMNLVVNARDASDTGGVITVETGNCELDESYTHLHPGSQLGSFVRLSVTDRGQGMTAEVKQRLFEPFFTTKEMGRGTGLGLATVYGIVKQCGGYIEVISEPGQGARFDIYLPRTLQEAESQAKHHLDEEIDTDHTILVVEDEPGVLNLVVHTLRMRGFRVLETTDPEQGIVLFDKHADEIDMLLTDVVMPFMSGPTLAERLLAKKPGLKVLFMSGHTDNRTSFEKTLERGMQFLPKPFASDALIRKVRDTLQGTGSQEATRAIPGGSN; this is translated from the coding sequence ATGAAACATCCACTGCGCATCCTGATCGTAGACGATTCCCCCGAGGATGCCGTCCTCATCGTCCGACACCTGCAGAAGGAGTTCTCGCCCATCTACGAGCGGGTCGAGACCCCGGACGAGATGAATGACGCGCTGGACCGCGGGGGGTGGCACCTGGTCGTCTCCGACTATGTCATGCCCCGTTTCAGCGGCTTGGGAGCGCTGCAGCTCATGCACGAGCGCTGCATCGACCTCCCCTTCATCATGGTATCCGGCCAGATGGGGGAGGACGCGGCCGTTGAGGCGATGCGCGCCGGCGCTCACGACTACCTGATCAAGGATCGCCTTTCCCGGTTCATCCCTGCCATCAAGCGGGAACTGAGGGAAGCGGTGGTGCGCCGCGAACGGCGCATGGCGGAGGAAGCCCTTTCCGCAACCGAGGCGCGCTTTCAGAGCCTGGTGGAGCAGTCCCTGGTTGGCATTTTCATGCTGCAGGAAGACATCTTCATCTACGCCAACCCTAAGCTCGGGGACATTTTCGGCTACGCGCCCGACGACCTGATCGAAAAGCGCAGCCTCGTGGACCTGGTCGTGGCCGAGGACCAGATCCGGGTCCTGACCCAGTTCCTGCGCCCGCTCAAGGAAGGGAGCGAACCGCTGCACTTCTTCTTCAGGGGCAAGCGGCAGGACGGAGCCGCCATAGACCTGGAGGTCAACGGCACCAGGACCCTGATCAACGGCTCTGACGCCGTAATCGGCACCCTGCTCGACATCACCGAGCGCAGACGCGCCGAGGCCGAATTGAGCAAACTGTGGCAAGCCGTCGAACAGAGCCCCGTGTCGGTGGTGATCACCGACCTGCGTGGCTGCATCGAGTACGTGAACCCGAAATTCATCGAGGTCTGCGGCTACTCGGAGCCGGAACTGATCGGCGTGAAGACCAGTATCCTCAAGTCGGGCAACATGGCCGACGACTTCTACCGCGATCTGTGGCAGACCATCTGCTCCGGCAAGGAGTGGCACGGCGAACTGCACAACCGAAAGAAAAACGGCGACCTCTACTGGGAGAGCTGCTCCATATCTGCGGTGAAGAACCCGGAGGGACAGATCACCCATTTCGTCGGTGTGAAGGAAGACATCACCGAGAGAAAGCTGGTCGTGGACCAGTTGCGTCAGGTCCAGAAAATGGAGGCCGTGGGGCAGTTGGCGGGTGGTATCGCCCACGACTTCAACAACCTGCTTACGGTGATTAACGGGTACAGCACGCTGTTGATCCGGTCCCTGGACGAGAAGTCGCCCATGCACAAGGAGGCGGAACAAATCCTACGCGCCGGCGAGCGGGCCGCCGACCTGACCAGGCAGCTCTTGAGTTTCAGCCGCCGCCAGATCATGGAGCCGCGGGTGCTGGACATCAACCGCCAGGTGAAGGCGGTCCAGAAGATGCTCGAGCGGCTCATCGGCGAGAACATCCGGCTCATCACCGATCTCGCCCCCGACGCCGGGCTGATCAAGATGGACCCCGCGCAGTTGGAACAGATCGTCATGAACCTGGTGGTAAACGCTCGCGACGCCTCCGATACCGGTGGGGTGATCACGGTGGAAACAGGAAACTGCGAGTTGGACGAAAGTTACACGCATCTGCACCCGGGCTCCCAACTGGGGAGCTTCGTCCGCCTGAGCGTTACCGACCGGGGCCAAGGGATGACGGCGGAAGTGAAGCAGCGTCTTTTCGAGCCGTTTTTCACCACCAAGGAGATGGGGCGCGGCACGGGACTGGGGCTTGCCACCGTGTACGGCATCGTCAAGCAGTGCGGCGGCTACATCGAAGTGATCAGCGAACCCGGACAAGGGGCCCGCTTCGACATCTACCTGCCGCGCACCTTGCAAGAGGCGGAATCGCAGGCCAAACATCACCTCGACGAGGAAATCGATACCGACCACACCATTTTGGTGGTCGAGGATGAGCCCGGCGTGCTGAACCTGGTGGTGCACACCCTGAGGATGCGCGGATTCCGGGTGCTTGAGACGACGGACCCCGAACAGGGCATCGTCTTGTTCGACAAGCACGCCGATGAGATCGACATGCTCCTGACCGACGTAGTCATGCCGTTCATGAGCGGCCCCACCCTGGCCGAGCGACTGCTAGCCAAGAAGCCCGGGCTGAAGGTACTTTTTATGTCTGGTCACACAGACAACAGGACCAGCTTTGAGAAAACGCTGGAGAGAGGAATGCAGTTCCTGCCCAAGCCTTTTGCAAGTGACGCCCTGATCAGAAAGGTCAGGGACACATTGCAGGGGACCGGGTCGCAAGAAGCGACGCGGGCGATTCCAGGAGGTAGCAATTGA
- a CDS encoding efflux RND transporter periplasmic adaptor subunit has product MPVPSFAHFFPKILLFVLLSAPLVAGCSKQTDKPKAKAAAPVTVARASQKDVPIELRAIGNVEAYANVALKSRVAGMITGVQFKEGDDVAKGALLFTVDPRPFQAQLAQAQANLARDVASANNAREQAKRYASLWQEGIVTREQYDQLQANADSLSASVASLRAAVDNAKLQLEYCFIRSPMSGRTGGLTTHAGNLVKENDTPLVTINQITPLYVTFSVPEKDLATIKGKMGGKLPVHARVAGSAVAEQGTVTFLDNGVDPATGTIKVKATFANARKTLWPGQFVNVAITLDTRKGATVVPTRAVQTGQQGEFVYVVKPDSTAEVRPVSTGPSLDGLTVIEKGLAPGETVVTDGQVKLVPGGKVAVKGGAPA; this is encoded by the coding sequence GTGCCCGTCCCTTCTTTTGCCCATTTCTTTCCCAAGATCCTGTTGTTTGTACTTTTGTCCGCACCCCTGGTCGCCGGCTGCTCAAAGCAGACCGACAAGCCGAAGGCCAAAGCTGCCGCACCGGTGACCGTGGCCCGCGCTTCCCAGAAAGACGTCCCCATCGAGCTGCGCGCCATCGGCAACGTCGAAGCGTACGCCAACGTGGCCCTCAAGTCCCGCGTCGCCGGAATGATCACCGGAGTGCAGTTCAAGGAGGGGGACGACGTCGCCAAAGGGGCGCTGCTGTTCACCGTCGACCCGCGCCCGTTCCAGGCGCAACTGGCGCAGGCCCAGGCGAACCTGGCCCGCGACGTCGCCAGTGCCAACAACGCCAGGGAACAGGCGAAGCGCTACGCCTCGCTCTGGCAGGAAGGGATCGTGACCCGCGAGCAGTATGACCAGCTCCAGGCCAATGCCGATTCCCTCTCTGCCTCGGTGGCCTCGCTGCGCGCCGCGGTGGACAACGCCAAGCTGCAGCTCGAATACTGCTTTATCCGCTCCCCCATGTCCGGGCGCACCGGTGGACTCACCACCCACGCCGGCAATCTGGTCAAGGAAAACGACACCCCCCTGGTCACCATCAACCAGATCACCCCGCTCTACGTCACCTTCTCGGTGCCGGAAAAGGACCTGGCCACCATCAAGGGCAAGATGGGCGGCAAGCTCCCGGTCCATGCGCGCGTGGCCGGCAGTGCCGTCGCGGAGCAGGGGACGGTGACCTTCCTCGATAACGGGGTCGATCCCGCAACCGGAACCATCAAGGTCAAGGCCACCTTCGCCAATGCCCGCAAGACGCTCTGGCCGGGCCAGTTCGTCAACGTCGCCATCACCCTCGACACCAGGAAGGGCGCCACCGTCGTCCCCACCCGAGCCGTCCAGACCGGGCAGCAGGGTGAATTCGTCTACGTTGTCAAGCCGGACTCAACGGCCGAGGTGCGTCCGGTCAGCACCGGGCCGTCACTCGACGGCCTGACCGTGATCGAGAAGGGGCTTGCCCCCGGTGAGACGGTGGTTACCGACGGGCAGGTGAAACTGGTACCCGGAGGCAAGGTCGCTGTGAAGGGCGGGGCTCCCGCATGA
- a CDS encoding efflux RND transporter permease subunit: MNLAELFIRRPVMTSLVMLAIVLAGLIGYQLLPVNDLPNVDYPTIQVTANLPGASPETMASAVATPLERQLSTIAGIETMNSTSGQGITRITLRFALERDIDAAAQDVQSAITKASRQLPQDMPSPPSYQKVNPADQPVLYLVLSSKTLPLSQVNEYADTMIAQRISMVSGVAQVQVYGAQKYAVRARLNPMALASRKIGIDEVSQALAGGNVNLPTGTLQDASKSFAIQSQGELLDAAAYRPLIVAYRGGSPVRLSDLGSVVDSVENDKIAGWYNGSERAIILAVQRQPGTNTIEVVDSIKKLLPGFRDQLPGSVTLHELYDRSQAIRHSVADVKFTLVLTIALVIMVIFLFLRNLSATVIPSLALPISLIGTFAAMYAMHFSVNNITLMALTLSVGFVVDDAIVMLENIVRHMEQGERPMEAALKGAKEIGFTIVSMTISLVAVFIPVLFMGGMLGRLLHEFAVTITCAILISGVVSLTLTPMLCSRFLHPPAEERHGRLYLLLERGFDALLAAYSRTLSTVLRYRRATLVVTLVMTAVIVYLFKVMPMGLLPSEDLDSFYCTTEGAQGASFDEMVTHQQELAKRIAANKNIKGFMSTAGASGSRVGSNSGFMFVTLKPRSERKDSVDQVIQQLRPKLAEVPGIQAFMQNPPPIRLEAQLSKSQYQFVLQSPDTQVLYESAAAFEQKLKQVPQLLDVTSDLQLKNPQVDLKIDRDKATALGVTAQQIEDALYYAYGSRQVSTIFAPTNQYQVILELEPQYRLDPSALGLLYVRSSSGALVPLSTMTTLSKSLGPLSVNHLGQITSVTVSFNVKPGVPLGEAVAAVEKMAASTLPPGINTGFQGAAQAFQSSTKGLTLLLLAAVVVIYLVLGILYESYVHPITILSGLPSAGLGALLTLMLFHKELDLYAFVGIIMLVGIVKKNAIMMIDFALDAQRRERKSPLDAIHQGCLVRFRPIMMTTMAALMGTLPIALAIGASSEGRRPLGLAVVGGLLVSQLLTLYITPVVYYYMDRAVHRGREFFRRKAPATELVP, from the coding sequence ATGAACCTTGCGGAACTCTTCATCCGGCGCCCGGTAATGACCAGCCTGGTCATGCTCGCCATCGTGCTGGCGGGCCTGATCGGTTACCAGCTGCTCCCGGTGAACGACCTCCCCAACGTCGACTACCCCACCATCCAGGTCACCGCGAACCTGCCGGGGGCGAGCCCGGAGACCATGGCCAGCGCCGTCGCCACCCCGCTGGAGCGTCAGCTCTCCACCATTGCCGGCATCGAGACCATGAACTCCACCAGCGGCCAGGGGATCACCCGCATCACGCTGCGCTTCGCACTGGAGCGCGACATAGATGCCGCGGCCCAGGACGTGCAGTCCGCCATCACCAAGGCGAGCCGCCAGCTCCCCCAGGACATGCCGTCGCCTCCCTCGTACCAGAAGGTCAATCCCGCAGACCAGCCGGTGCTCTACCTGGTGCTCAGCTCGAAGACCCTGCCGCTGTCCCAGGTGAACGAGTACGCCGACACCATGATTGCGCAGCGCATCTCCATGGTGAGCGGCGTGGCCCAGGTGCAGGTCTACGGCGCACAGAAGTACGCGGTCCGGGCGCGGTTGAACCCGATGGCACTCGCCTCCAGGAAGATCGGCATCGACGAGGTGTCCCAGGCGCTCGCCGGTGGCAACGTCAACCTCCCCACCGGCACCCTGCAGGACGCCAGCAAGTCCTTCGCGATACAGTCGCAGGGGGAACTGCTGGACGCGGCTGCCTACCGCCCGCTGATCGTCGCCTACCGTGGCGGTTCGCCGGTGCGGCTTTCCGACCTGGGCAGCGTGGTCGATTCGGTGGAGAACGACAAGATCGCCGGCTGGTACAACGGCAGCGAGCGGGCCATTATCCTCGCCGTGCAGCGCCAGCCTGGGACAAACACCATCGAGGTGGTGGACTCCATCAAGAAACTCCTGCCCGGCTTCCGCGACCAACTGCCCGGGTCGGTCACCCTGCACGAACTCTACGACCGCTCCCAGGCCATCCGACACTCGGTGGCCGACGTCAAGTTCACCCTGGTGCTCACCATCGCGCTGGTAATCATGGTGATCTTCCTGTTCCTCAGGAACCTCTCCGCCACGGTCATTCCGAGCCTTGCGCTCCCCATCTCGCTCATCGGCACCTTCGCCGCCATGTACGCCATGCATTTCTCGGTGAACAACATCACCCTGATGGCGCTCACCCTCTCGGTCGGCTTCGTCGTCGACGACGCCATCGTCATGCTGGAAAACATCGTGCGCCACATGGAACAAGGGGAGCGTCCCATGGAAGCCGCGCTCAAGGGGGCCAAGGAGATCGGCTTCACCATCGTCTCCATGACCATCTCGCTGGTCGCGGTCTTCATCCCGGTGCTCTTCATGGGCGGTATGCTGGGGCGGCTCTTGCACGAGTTCGCGGTCACCATCACCTGTGCCATCCTGATCTCCGGCGTGGTCTCGTTGACCCTCACCCCCATGCTCTGCAGCCGTTTCTTGCATCCTCCCGCGGAGGAGCGCCACGGCAGACTCTACCTCCTGCTGGAGCGTGGTTTCGACGCGCTGCTCGCCGCTTACAGCAGGACCCTCAGCACGGTGCTCAGGTACCGCCGCGCCACCCTTGTCGTTACCCTGGTGATGACCGCGGTCATTGTGTACCTGTTCAAGGTGATGCCGATGGGGCTGCTCCCTAGCGAGGACCTCGACTCTTTTTATTGCACCACCGAAGGGGCGCAGGGGGCCTCCTTCGACGAGATGGTGACCCACCAGCAGGAACTCGCCAAGCGGATTGCCGCCAATAAGAACATCAAGGGGTTCATGTCCACGGCCGGCGCCTCGGGGTCGCGGGTCGGCTCCAATTCTGGCTTCATGTTTGTCACGTTGAAGCCGAGAAGTGAAAGGAAGGATTCGGTCGACCAGGTGATCCAGCAGTTGCGCCCGAAACTGGCCGAGGTGCCGGGGATCCAGGCATTCATGCAGAACCCGCCGCCGATCCGGCTGGAAGCCCAGCTTTCCAAGAGCCAGTACCAGTTCGTGCTGCAAAGCCCGGACACCCAGGTTCTCTATGAAAGTGCGGCCGCCTTCGAGCAGAAGCTGAAGCAGGTGCCGCAACTGCTCGACGTTACCAGCGACCTGCAGCTCAAGAACCCGCAGGTCGACCTGAAGATCGACCGGGACAAGGCAACGGCGCTCGGGGTGACGGCGCAGCAGATCGAGGACGCGCTTTACTACGCCTACGGCTCCCGGCAGGTCTCCACCATTTTCGCCCCGACCAACCAGTACCAGGTGATCCTGGAACTGGAGCCGCAGTACCGGCTCGATCCCTCGGCGCTGGGGCTGCTCTACGTGAGGTCGTCGTCCGGCGCGCTGGTGCCGCTCTCGACCATGACCACGCTCAGTAAGTCTTTGGGGCCGTTGTCGGTGAACCACCTGGGGCAGATCACCAGCGTCACGGTCTCCTTCAATGTGAAGCCCGGGGTCCCCCTGGGCGAGGCGGTGGCGGCGGTCGAGAAGATGGCGGCGAGCACGCTCCCGCCCGGGATCAACACCGGCTTCCAGGGAGCGGCGCAGGCATTCCAGTCCTCGACCAAGGGGCTCACGCTCCTCTTGCTGGCCGCCGTGGTGGTGATCTATCTGGTGCTCGGGATCCTGTACGAGAGCTACGTGCATCCGATCACCATCCTGTCCGGGCTCCCTTCCGCCGGGCTGGGGGCACTGTTGACGCTGATGCTGTTTCACAAGGAGCTGGACCTGTACGCCTTCGTCGGCATCATCATGCTGGTGGGGATCGTGAAGAAGAACGCCATCATGATGATCGACTTCGCGCTCGACGCACAGAGGCGCGAGCGGAAGAGCCCTCTGGACGCGATCCACCAGGGATGCCTGGTCCGTTTCCGTCCCATCATGATGACCACCATGGCGGCGCTCATGGGGACGCTCCCCATTGCGCTTGCCATCGGGGCCAGTTCGGAAGGGCGCCGCCCCTTGGGTCTGGCGGTGGTGGGGGGACTCCTGGTGTCGCAGCTGTTGACGCTCTACATCACGCCGGTGGTTTACTACTACATGGACCGCGCCGTGCATCGTGGGCGGGAGTTTTTCCGGAGAAAAGCGCCGGCGACGGAACTCGTGCCGTGA
- the fliK gene encoding flagellar hook-length control protein FliK has product MLINDDAQKQVLTILAKTAVTPAADVQERASSLLQLNPGQQVKAEIIANLPNSLYMARVAGELYKLEIPLNVQPGETLDLTFVTADPRVTFQMLRPQTESVQLSSMGKWLADVVENAPGLPPATEPLVEHPEQAAAQLAGRLKASLTQNGLFYESHLAQWALGGLPLKEILKEPQGKLSRLLSEGEGGAPGEEGGGAIADGRTLPLIKEQLHLLNTGVLAWQGEAWPGQQMSLVVGEGSEEPWEQGIEANLSLELPRLGGVKARLRFTPEGINVELVCDRPGASEMMRQASGELRTALAAQGLHLNKMAAKDD; this is encoded by the coding sequence ATGTTGATCAACGACGACGCTCAAAAACAGGTACTGACCATCCTCGCCAAGACGGCGGTCACCCCGGCTGCCGACGTGCAGGAGCGCGCCAGTTCCCTGCTGCAGCTGAACCCCGGTCAGCAGGTCAAGGCGGAGATCATCGCCAACCTCCCCAACAGCTTGTACATGGCACGCGTGGCCGGCGAACTCTACAAGCTTGAGATCCCGCTTAACGTGCAGCCAGGGGAAACCCTGGACCTCACCTTCGTCACCGCCGATCCCCGCGTCACCTTCCAGATGCTGCGCCCCCAGACCGAGTCCGTGCAGCTGAGTTCGATGGGGAAGTGGCTTGCCGACGTCGTTGAGAACGCGCCTGGGCTGCCGCCGGCAACCGAACCGCTGGTCGAGCATCCGGAACAGGCCGCCGCCCAGCTGGCGGGGAGGCTGAAGGCGAGCCTGACCCAAAACGGACTATTTTACGAGTCGCACCTGGCCCAGTGGGCGCTGGGCGGGCTTCCCCTCAAAGAAATACTCAAGGAGCCACAGGGAAAGCTGTCCCGTCTGCTGTCCGAGGGGGAGGGTGGTGCGCCAGGTGAGGAGGGTGGCGGCGCCATTGCCGACGGCCGTACCTTGCCGCTCATCAAGGAGCAGCTGCACCTGCTCAATACCGGCGTGCTCGCCTGGCAGGGAGAGGCATGGCCCGGGCAGCAGATGAGCCTGGTGGTGGGGGAGGGGAGCGAGGAGCCGTGGGAGCAGGGGATCGAGGCGAACCTCTCACTGGAACTGCCGCGCCTGGGCGGGGTGAAGGCGAGGCTTCGTTTCACGCCGGAGGGGATTAACGTGGAACTGGTCTGCGACCGTCCCGGCGCCTCCGAAATGATGCGCCAGGCCAGCGGCGAGCTGCGTACCGCGTTGGCTGCACAAGGTCTGCACCTGAACAAGATGGCGGCCAAGGATGACTAG
- a CDS encoding EscU/YscU/HrcU family type III secretion system export apparatus switch protein, whose product MTRKTSDMKRAVAMAYNPAEGGAPRVVAKGAGISAEAIISVAKEHGVYVHQSPELVAMLMQIDLDAEIPPELYQAVAELLAWLYLLDQQLDRQL is encoded by the coding sequence ATGACTAGGAAAACGTCCGACATGAAGCGCGCGGTGGCCATGGCCTACAACCCCGCTGAAGGAGGAGCCCCCAGGGTCGTCGCCAAGGGTGCCGGCATCAGTGCCGAAGCGATCATCTCGGTCGCCAAGGAGCACGGCGTCTACGTGCACCAATCTCCCGAACTGGTCGCCATGCTAATGCAGATTGACCTGGACGCCGAAATCCCGCCTGAACTGTACCAGGCAGTTGCCGAGTTGCTGGCCTGGCTCTATTTGCTGGACCAGCAACTGGATCGGCAGCTTTAA